A genomic segment from Brienomyrus brachyistius isolate T26 chromosome 9, BBRACH_0.4, whole genome shotgun sequence encodes:
- the med18 gene encoding mediator of RNA polymerase II transcription subunit 18 — protein MEAPPVTVMPVTGGTINMMEYLLQGSVLDQALDSLLHRLRGLCDNIEPESFADYELVYLLKGQQGNPFLLRARRSMMHPTAPWHLRYLGQPEVGDKSRHALVRNCVDVATSHSLPEFLNEMGFRLDHEFVAKGHIFRKGALKVVVSKLFRVLVPGNTENTEPLSLSYLAELSVLAPAGQDNVSEEMRNFAEQLKPLVHLEKIDPKRHM, from the exons ATGGAGGCACCCCCGGTCACTGTCATGCCCGTCACCGGCGGGACCATCAACATGATGGAGTACCTCCTGCAAG GAAGTGTCCTGGATCAAGCTCTAGACAGCTTACTGCACCGTCTGCGTGGACTCTGTGACAACATAGAGCCTGAGAGCTTTGCCGACTATGAGTTGGTGTACCTGCTCAAGGGCCAGCAGGGCAACCCTTTCCTGTTGCGCGCCCGTCGGTCCATGATGCACCCCACTGCGCCCTGGCACCTACGCTACCTGGGCCAACCCGAGGTGGGTGACAAAAGCCGGCACGCACTGGTGCGCAACTGCGTGGACGTGGCCACCTCACACAGCTTGCCCGAGTTCCTCAACGAAATGGGATTCCGCCTCGATCACGAGTTTGTCGCCAAGGGCCACATCTTCCGGAAGGGGGCGCTCAAAGTGGTGGTGAGCAAGCTGTTCCGTGTGCTGGTGCCGGGGAACACGGAGAACACGGAGCCACTGTCACTGTCCTACCTGGCGGAGCTGAGTGTGCTGGCGCCCGCTGGCCAGGACAACGTGTCGGAGGAGATGCGCAACTTTGCTGAGCAGCTCAAGCCCTTGGTACATCTGGAGAAGATCGACCCCAAGAGGCACATGTAA
- the LOC125749313 gene encoding uncharacterized protein LOC125749313 isoform X3 — MDSPSTVKWTSESIGKPVITFTLHGRSAAKKPKDGKMLSNGSIYLSDVDSSDAGNYSCWVQRGPCHWIRLLTVNLYVRSGSLVENVNHGGLGQTTESWNQDAHEPQDKKDSSHKMVVISATLVTSLLALLLLCMVLHCRCRRSAEITSPNEQLHPEPSHRSTESSRSEMNETEYHVYSVLNVTKPEEYCVIESQDTCVYSLIKTTPACTSGN, encoded by the exons ATTGGAAAACCGGTCATAACTTTCACCCTCCATGGTCGGTCTGCTGCGAAAAAACCGAAAGACGGCAAGATGCTGTCAAACGGATCTATTTATTTGTCTGATGTTGACAGCAGTGATGCTGGGAACTACAGCTGCTGGGTACAGAGAGGTCCGTGTCACTGGATCCGCCTGCTGACCGTTAACTTGTACGTTCGGTCAG GAAGCCTCGTGGAAAATGTGAACCATGGGGGTTTGGGCCAAACTACTGAATCTTGGAACCAAGATGCCCATG AGCCGCAAGATAAAAAAGACTCCAGCCATAAAATGGTGGTTATTTCTGCCACTTTGGTCACCTCTCTGCTTGCACTGCTACTTCTCTGCATGGTTCTCCACTGTAGATGTAGAAGATCTGCAG AGATTACCTCACCTAATGAGCAACTACATCCAGAGCCGAGCCACAGGAGCACAGAAAGCTCCAGGTCAGAG ATGAATGAAACTGAATATCATGTCTATTCTGTGCTGAACGTAACAAAACCGGAAGAGTACTGTGTCATCGAAAGCCAGGACACTTGCGTTTATAGTTTAATCAAGACCACACCAGCATGCACTTCTGGAAATTAG